A single Brachybacterium sillae DNA region contains:
- a CDS encoding MlrC C-terminal domain-containing protein, protein MQGHCTERTPSARVVACDDSPDTGRAVALRVLHESTEAQTETGLTVVVTSRGAQYATEEMFARLGLRMRGADAVVVKMGYLQPEQYDAAADWLLALTPGGVDQDLHRLGHARIARPMIPFDPEIPCPTAADLRRE, encoded by the coding sequence ATGCAGGGTCACTGCACCGAGAGGACACCGTCGGCCCGGGTGGTGGCCTGCGATGACTCCCCCGACACCGGACGCGCGGTCGCACTGCGGGTGCTGCACGAGAGCACAGAGGCGCAGACCGAGACGGGGCTGACGGTGGTGGTCACGTCCCGCGGGGCGCAGTACGCCACCGAGGAGATGTTCGCGCGTCTGGGCCTCCGCATGCGCGGTGCCGACGCGGTGGTGGTGAAGATGGGGTACCTCCAACCCGAACAGTACGACGCCGCCGCCGACTGGCTGCTCGCGCTGACCCCCGGCGGCGTGGACCAGGACCTGCACCGCCTGGGACACGCACGCATCGCCCGACCGATGATCCCCTTCGACCCCGAGATCCCCTGCCCCACCGCGGCCGACCTGCGGCGGGAGTGA